In Monodelphis domestica isolate mMonDom1 chromosome 3, mMonDom1.pri, whole genome shotgun sequence, the following proteins share a genomic window:
- the LOC100027506 gene encoding RNA-binding motif protein, X-linked 2-like: MNSLTKVKLISELNEREVELGVAEKVSWHAEYKDSAWVFVGGLPYELTEGDIICVFSQYGEIVNINLVRDKKTRKSKGFCFLCYEDQRSTILAVDNFNGIKIRGRTIRVDHVANYRPPQDSRHVGDVVRSIQEKGCGVKTPSPAFPESSEDERPLRKHKKAKKEEKMKENDEYERSCSNRETRSAKFHKEKPGKKTKS; encoded by the coding sequence ATGAATTCCTTGACCAAGGTGAAGCTCATCAGTGAGCTAAATGAACGGGAAGTGGAGCTTGGAGTTGCGGAGAAGGTATCCTGGCATGCTGAGTACAAAGATAGTGCCTGGGTCTTTGTTGGAGGGCTCCCATATGAATTGACTGAAGGGGACATCATCTGTGTGTTTTCACAATATGGGGAAATTGTTAACATCAACCTTGTACGagataagaagactagaaaatcCAAAGGCTTCTGTTTTCTTTGCTATGAGGATCAGAGAAGCACTATTTTGGCTGTGGACAATTTTAATGGGATAAAGATAAGAGGAAGAACTATCCGAGTGGACCATGTGGCTAATTATAGGCCCCCTCAGGATTCCAGGCATGTGGGTGATGTGGTCAGAAGCATTCAAGAAAAGGGCTGTGGGGTTAAAACTCCATCCCCTGCTTTTCCTGAATCCTCTGAAGATGAGAGGCCTTTGAGGAAGCATAAAAAggccaaaaaagaggaaaaaatgaaggagaatgatgaatatgaaaggAGTTGCAGTAACAGGGAAACCAGGTCAGCCAAATTCCATAAGgagaaacctggaaaaaaaaCCAAGAGTTAA